The sequence below is a genomic window from Caloenas nicobarica isolate bCalNic1 chromosome 13, bCalNic1.hap1, whole genome shotgun sequence.
AATTGCATTCCAAGGCTTATAAGGCAATTGCGTGGCCAGGGCCACAGCCAGCACCCACCCGggggaccaggctgcccaggacagggACCCACATGTGCCCAAGGGCCAGACCCTGCCTGGGCGAGCATCACACCCAGCGCAGCTCACACCAGGTGCCTCAACCACAAGCAGCTGGCAGCACAAACGGCTCTTGCTTACACTAAAGAAACGAGCTGGTTTTGTGGAGAGAGCCACATCCCaatgcaggcagcagtgcaggcagcagtgcaggcttcctcccctccctgcccgttCCAGGGCCAGCTCAGCTGCGGTGCTGGGAGCCAcgcagcaggagggagggcgGGAGGGCACAAGTCGGGTCCTGGGAAGCTGAGCCCAGTGTTGTGGTGCGGGCTGGGAAGCCAGACCCGCCGCTCGGAGATGGTGAGAGCAGCTCCCCTCCCCCTGCGGTGGGCACGCTCCGGAAGGGGCCTCCCCTGCCCCAAAAGCAGCCAGAATGACTCTGCAGAGgctgtgcagcatttttcatCTGCAGTCCCCTGCCCGGAACACCCCCGTGCCAGACCGCAGCTGATAAGGCTCCAAGAGCCAGACGGGGCAGGATGCAGCGCTCCCAGGGCCCCAGCTCATCCACGTCCCCCATATGGCTCTGCCTCTGCCACACAGACACAGCCGCGGTGGCTCCCACCTGCAGAGGCGGGAGAAGGATGGGTATTGTTGGTCTCAGCTTCTCTTACCCTGGAGATGGAGAGTGGCATGCTGAaatccttccctccctgcagcctgaAGCCCCAGGGTGCCGGCCCGTTCAGCATCACCTTGTAGGACTCCATATCACCCATCTCTGCAAGGGAAGAGGGTGTGATCATGGCATTAGGGTACATGGAAACAACGCAGGAAGAACAGGCAAGGAGGGGGCCCGGTGCCTAGCaggatggggcaggaggagacaggtCATGTTTCCAGCACTAGCTCCACCCCGACCATCCCACGCTGTGGTTAGAGACGCACCCCAAATCCATCAGCATCTCCTCCAGCAGCGTCAGAGCTGAGGGGCCTAGGCTAACACTGCCTGGCACCAGGGAGCCAGGTAcagccccactgccacccaCAGCTTGCAGGCTCCGCTCTCCCTCTCCCAAAGCCAGGATGTTCTCTCTCTTGCAGGAGCCCAGAAAATCACGCTGCTGAAAGCTGATACTGTTTCAGACCacggagaagcagcagcaggttcaGGATGGGAACCAGAAGCGTTTTTCTCAGGTGAATTAGCAGCAACCGTGCAGGAACTGCATGATGCCACCCGAGGCgcctggcagagcagccaggctggcacTCCGGCAGCTGGCTGAGCAGATGCTAGCTGGGAGCGAGCCCATCTCCGCACACAGAACCGGGGCTTCGGCGGGGAGGGAATCCCGGTGCTCCCCTGCCTGCCAGGGCTGCTGACAGCTGTCAGTCAACCAAGGCTCTGGGCAGATGGGCCAACTCTCACCTGGAAGGAGCTTCCGGGCCCTTCTAAAGCCCCCCAGGACCTTCCTCCTGCCGCGGCCAGGCGGGGGACAGGGCCAGTTTCGGGGGCCCGGTGCCTTCTGCACCCCTCACTAGGGACAGCAGGTTCCCAGCCGGGACGCGGCACAGACTGCAGGGCCGGGGGCCAGCGTGCCCCCGCTCTCCCCGGGCCGGTGCGGGCTATATAAGGCGTGTAAGACGACACCAGCCCGTTCCCCGCTCGGGAGGGCCGGGGGAAGCTGCGTGTCAGGCATTCCCGGCGCCCGGCAGCCGCGCAAGCCCCAGCGAGGCGCCGGGACCGGGGCGGGCAgtccccgcggggctgggggtccccagcagagcccggcTGAGGGGACAGCCCCGGCCCCACACCGCACCCTGCCCCACGGGAACCCCCAgccccctctccccatcccgCCCCACACAACCTCCCTTCCGCGGGCTCGGGGACACCGGCCCTGCCCTACGGGGCTCCCGGCATTGCCCCACGGCATCACCGGCTCAGACCTGCCCCGCGGAGACCCCGCTCCGCCCTGGCCAACGGCCTTGCTTCAGACCCAGGCCCCAACCCTAATCCCCCCCatgccctcccctccccgcgggGACGGAGaccccggcccggccctcccGCACTCACTCACCCGCGGCCGGCCGAGCccccggcggcgcggggccgaGCGGGCGGCGCCGCGGcggggagaggagcagagagggaggacGTGGGACTCGAACTCGGGCACCGCCTccgccagccccggcccggccttATATAAGCTCGAGGGGGGCGGAGCCAGCGGACGGCTCGGCCAATCACTGCGTGCTCCTGCCTGCCGGGGCGGGCACGgcggcgccccctggcgggGAGCGGTGAGCTGCCCGTGCCCAGCCCCGGTACCgacccccggccgcccccgcagCACCGGCCGAGCCGACTCAGTCCCAGGCTGTTTATTCACCGCGCCGCACCGCCGAACGGCATCCAGCTCGGCCTCAGGCCCAGTCCTGCGGGCTGGGGGTCTCCCGGCTGAGCAGCCGCACCAGCTTGGCCCGGAGGTTGCTCTGGGGCTTGTGCCCAGGGCGCCCCGGCAgtgcctcctgcccgccccggccccagGCCTGttcggggggctgggggctgccccgcggcagctgtgccagggcagcccgGTTGTCATAGAGGGGGCCCACCTCGTTGCTGTGGCCCTCAGGGGCCTGCCGGCACCCCAGCTCCCactgcccttcctcctcttcctcctctgcccccgCAGGACGCGGCTCCGTGGTGAAGATGTTCTCGTAGagatgctcagggagcagcttCCCCCCGGCCCAGGGCTCGCTAGGGCCTGGCTGCCCTTGCCCACAGAGGGGCTGCTGGCCCCGGGCAATAGAGGCGTAAACGATGGGGCCTGGGGCTTCTGGCTCCGGGCCGGGAAAGTGGAGGAGGCTGGTGGGGGTATGGGAGGCAGGCTGTGCCCCCGCCAGGggtgggctgggctggcactcctcagccccggggccccagggctgggattCCAGGCCCTGTGCGGTGAGCTGGGGGTCTGGGGTGCAGAAGAGCTGGAGGTCTGGGGTGTCCttgccctgctgctggcaggcgATGGCGGCAGCCACAGCCCGGCAAAGCTCCAGGGCCCGTGGGGTGCTGAAGGTGAAGGTGCCCTCACCGGAGTCGCTGCGGCGGCCAGCCTCAAAGGAGAAGAGGGTCTGTGGGTTCAGATGGCAGGGTGAGGGGCTGCACCTacccagggcaggcagcagccccagggagggAGTGGGGCACCCACCTGATCCTGGCCGAACTTGCGAAGGAAGGCGTAGGGCCAGGTGAGCAGGGGTTGGTGGGACTGCGGGTCCTTCAGCGTCAGGCTCTGTGGAAGGGCTGAGAGCAGGTAGTGCCCGTGCAGGCTGCAGCGGTCGGATGCATCTGTCCGGACCACCAGCACTGGAAATTCGGTCACTATGGGAGTAGAGCAAGGCGAGGGTCAGCACTGCAGCACTGACCCAGAACCCACCCCTGCCCCATCCACCGCCCCTGCACATACAGTCCTGCCAGGACGCGTAGAGGGAGTTCTCCTccatggggacagcggggctgggctgggtccTGGCGCTGCTCTGCGCAGTCTCCTTTGCACCCTGAAACAGAGGGATGTGAGTGGAGCCCCCGGACTGGGGGAGCACGAGCCCCCCCGCCTGCCCATTCACCCCGGAGCAGCCCAGCTCACCCGAGCCAGGAACAGCACAAGGGGTCCTGGCGATGCTGAACCCCACGGTACCTGGAAGgccagctggcagagctgggtgaTCCACTCATCCCGCCGCTCGGCTGCCAGCACGTAGCTCTTCTCTGTGGTGGTGAGGTAGAAGGCAGCGGTGGCTTTGGGGCAGCTCTCAGTGCCCGCTGGGCCCACGGAGATGCAGTCTGAGAGGCGGATCACCCGGCGGGCACACCGCCGCAGGGAGGTCTTGTCCAGCGCCGTGCCGTCATCCCTCACGTCAAACTTCTCCATGCGGGCAACACCAGAGGGGCTGGCGGCAAAGAGCTGAGCTCGCATCTTCCTCCAGGACCTCTGGGGCACGGCAACGGCacagacagggaaaaaatggtCAGCAAAGGCTGCCTGCCGCGTCCTGGGCAGCGCTGCCCTCCATGTGGGGCTGACAGTGCTCAGGAAGAGCCAtatggggcagggggaggcagGGGGGCATCCCAGcctgcacctgcagagcacTGTGGGAGGCCATGGGGAGCCGGGGCCAGCGCAGACCCCCAGAGCTGCCGAGCAGCACGATCCCAAAGCCGGGGCAAGGGGGAGCCTTGCCCTGAGCAAGCTCGGCCTGGCTCACTGGGTGAGTCACGCTCCCAGCTCGCTGAGCACCAGGTCCTGCTCTTTGTTCCCCGCTGCAAGTGCcggcctgctgctgctgcagctgagctccTGAGCTGTTCTCAGGACAGACCCTGATGCAAATTAAAGCCATTTTGAGCTGCTGAGGCTCCTGCTGGCAGCCTCACTCACATCTGTCAAGCACCACCAGGCCGTGCAGTTCGCAGCCCATTTCCTCCCAGGGGAGGCTCTGCGGCaccagcagcttcccagcccGTCATGGGATAGAGGGGGCGCGTGCCCCTGTGCACCTCGCAAGCCCAGCAGAACCTCCGCCCTGCAGAAACTAGGCACCCAAAATACCCACCCTCGCCATCCTGCCTGCCTCCTACACATCGGGCACTGGCCCCACGCAGGCAGGGCTTGCCTGGTTTGGCTCTGGGACTCGGCTCTTGCTTGGTGGGGAGGTGGGAGTGTGATTGTAGCCCAGCACATCCACTGACACCCCCCGGGGGCACGGCCACCCCGCCGCAGCAGAGAGGATGCTGCTAAGGCATGGCCAGCGCgctggcagggccagcacctCTCTGACAACTCCCCAGAGCCGGCTCGACCCTGCAGGGACCCCCATTGTGTCACCCACGCTGTGCCCAGAGGGCTGCAGCGCTTGGTGCCCACCCTGAGGGCCCAGGGCAGCAGGCTAAGCTGTGAGGGGTGCCCTGTGGACCACGCTGGCCCCCCAGGTCACAAAACCATGTCCCACGTGCTGCCCCACTCCCACACACACGCTGGAGCTGTGCCTCGTTAACACGCGTTTATTGTTTCACTGCGAACGGCGCGGTGACCAAGCAAGAAGAGGGGTGAGCCCCAGCAGGTGCCTGCATGGATGAGTCCCCTCGCCGCGCGGAAAGCCCCATTCCTCGGGCAACTCCGAGGGGTCTGGTGCAGTCcccctggcccaggctgccaaGGGCCCAGCCTGGCACCAAGAAAAAATGAGGGCAAGCCTTGTACCCAGCCCCAAATCCACCCTTTACCTTTCCAAATTTGCAGTGCTGCACATAGAGGATCCCATCCTTCACCGGTCTCTCCATGTGCCCAGTGCCGCCCTGGCAGCCAGCGCAAGGATCGGGGACTCACGCTACCAGCAGCGGAGAAAATGTGACTGCTGCAGCCGAAGCAAGCACACGGGGCAGACTTCCTTCTCTCAGCGACTTCCCCTTTTCGGTGTGTGGGATGAGGGGCAGAGGCTGGGCCACGGGACATGCCCATCTGTCCGCCCTCCCCCTTACAGAGGGGCAGTGGGGCAGAACGCACACAGGCAGAGTGCAGGAAGCGCTAAGGGTCCCGCCCGACAGGAGCGCAGCACACTCAGCCTCACCCCGGCTGCATCAGAGTGTGTTTGGGGGATATGGGAACAGCTGAGGAGGCACAAAACCAGGTAATGGGGACAGTCCCGCAGAAATCGAGGGCCTTGGGGGGCAGCAACATTAAAACCCAAGTCATGCCACTgcagggggctggcaggggcagcTGGCCACAGCCCACCCACCACACCTAGggcttcctcctccccttgggCACCGCTACCTGCTTGCCCAACACACTGCTGATGTAAGGGGCTGTTGCAGCAGCTCCACACATTTcctcccagggcaggagctTCGTCAGGCTGAGCTGGCAACAGCCCTGGTGACCAAACGCCTGGAGAAGGGGCCACAGCAGTGCAGGACAGGCCCCTGGGCTTGGGAAAGGcgagagcagctgcagcactgccaTGGCTGACAGGGAACCCAGGACCGCGCAGGGGGAGCGCTGGGCAGCACGTGCCCCGGGCTAAAAGTCCATGGAGCTGTGTGCCAGGTAGTCCTTGCGGCCGATGTTGCTGACTTGCTTGGTCTGCATCGCCTCCAGCTTGGGGCAGTCAGTGATGCGATGGCCCAGGCCACCGCAGAAGGCACAGCCGCGCTCGCCTGCAACGGGAGGGATGAGGTCAGGGGGAGCCGTGCCCTGCCAGGAGAGCAGCCCCCCACCCCAGAAACAGAGGGGCTATGCCAGCACCTCCCCACACTGCCACAGCACGGGGCTGCCCGCAcaggaatcacagaacagtttgcgTTGCAAAGGACCTTTAAAGCTCACCCAGTCCcgcccctgccatgagcagggacatcttcacccagatcaggttgctcagagccccatccagcctggcctgggatgtctccagggatggggcatccaccacttctctgggcaacccagGCCATGCTCTCACTGCCCttgttgtaaaaaaatttctttctcatttctaggctgaatctcccctcctttaggttaaaatcatcaccccttgtcctatcgcaacaggccctgctaaaatgtctgtccctatctttcttataggccacTTTTAAGTACTAAACGGCCATAAACTGTTccccccagagccttctcttctccaggctgaacaatcccaactccctcagcctgtcctcatagaagAGGAACCACCCTGGGAGCCTGGAGCGACAAGAGCTGGGGGTCCTGTCTGCAACCCAGGTCTCTCGACAGCCCTGTGGGAGGACGCTGTGCCAGCCGAGGTCTCTCACCTCCGATGTCCAGCATGGTCTCATCCCCACAGTGCAGCACCTGGAGCACGGGCGGCACCTTCTGCTTGGCCTCCAGGAGCAGGGCCTTCAGGTCCATCAGCACTGACTCGTCTGGGGGCAGATACATAGGTCAGACACGGCGCCGGCAGGGGCACTGCCCCATGCCACCATCTCCCTTATGTGGGCCATCACGACTCGTCCCTGCTCGCTCAGGATCACCCCCCGCGCCAAGGCAGAGGCAGCTCCACCACCCAGCCGCCTCCTGCAGCCTCAGCCCCCgcaggcagcccccagccccacgctgtTTCTCACCGCAGGCCTTGTTGATGAAGGTGGTGGCAATGCCAGTGTTGCCCGAACGGCCCGTGCGCCCAATACGGtgaactgcagagaaagagacagGATTAGGCCTGGACAAATGCAACGTGACAGACTGTCCCTGCCCCCAGCCACGGCAGAGACAAGCTCAGAGCCTTGCTGGCCTCTGCGCGCTCCCCAACAGGCCCTTGTGGGTCCCCCACAGAACCCAGTCCCCACCGTAGTTCTCAATCTCCTCCGGCATGTCGTAGTTGATGACGTGCTGGATGGCTGGGAAGTCCAGGCCCTTGGAAGCGACGTCAGTGGCAACCAGGACATCCTTCTTCCCATCCCGGAAGGCCTCGATGGCTTTTGTCCGTTCCTCCTGATCTGCAAAGGCCCAGCAGAGAAGATCAGCAAGGGCAGAGCTCCCAGTCCCACCTACTGCAACAACTGCTATGGCCTCAGAGCCAAGCAACGCTCAACCAGGGCTCCCCCAGCGAGAGGGCCTGTGCAGCCTTTCTCCAAATAAAGGAGTAGAGGAACCTCTGGGTTCGTGGGGACCTGCGCTGTGTCTATGTCTGCCACATACAACGTGGTGCTCACTCCTGACCCTGCCACAGCCCTTCCTCACACCATCACAAACTGCTGCACGCCAAAACCTCCTGTGGCCACGTGCCAGTCGAGCAGGATCAGGCAGAGCCACATTGTGGCCAGGGCCCCCCCGACACCCTCACTGACcttttcctccgtggatggccACAGCTTCCACACCCTTGAGCAGCAGGTACTCATGGATTGCATCGA
It includes:
- the DOK3 gene encoding docking protein 3, giving the protein MERPVKDGILYVQHCKFGKRSWRKMRAQLFAASPSGVARMEKFDVRDDGTALDKTSLRRCARRVIRLSDCISVGPAGTESCPKATAAFYLTTTEKSYVLAAERRDEWITQLCQLAFQGAKETAQSSARTQPSPAVPMEENSLYASWQDLTEFPVLVVRTDASDRCSLHGHYLLSALPQSLTLKDPQSHQPLLTWPYAFLRKFGQDQTLFSFEAGRRSDSGEGTFTFSTPRALELCRAVAAAIACQQQGKDTPDLQLFCTPDPQLTAQGLESQPWGPGAEECQPSPPLAGAQPASHTPTSLLHFPGPEPEAPGPIVYASIARGQQPLCGQGQPGPSEPWAGGKLLPEHLYENIFTTEPRPAGAEEEEEEGQWELGCRQAPEGHSNEVGPLYDNRAALAQLPRGSPQPPEQAWGRGGQEALPGRPGHKPQSNLRAKLVRLLSRETPSPQDWA